One bacterium genomic window carries:
- a CDS encoding AAA family ATPase — MKVLAFANQKGGVGKTTSAVNMASCLAAAERRTLLIDLDPQGNATSGLGLAKHELNQSIYDVLVHRIPLKSVLQPTQLSYLDLAPSNTQLVGAELELVSAFARENRLANGIEGVRDEYDYVLIDCPPSLNLLTINALTASDGVMVPVQCEYYAMEGLSELVKTIQLVQEHLNPKLSIEGIILTMFDARNNLARQVSGEVRNFFGEKVYDTVVPRNVKLSESPSHGKSIILYDVHSKGAKSYLELTSELLIGKKVQNREQIEEVGGESLEASH, encoded by the coding sequence ATGAAGGTTTTGGCCTTTGCGAATCAGAAAGGTGGAGTTGGCAAAACGACGAGCGCCGTGAACATGGCCTCTTGCCTCGCCGCGGCCGAGCGCCGAACCCTCTTAATCGACCTGGACCCCCAGGGCAATGCCACCAGCGGCTTGGGCCTCGCCAAGCACGAATTGAATCAAAGCATCTACGACGTGCTCGTGCATCGCATTCCGTTAAAGAGCGTGCTGCAGCCGACTCAACTCTCTTACTTGGACCTAGCCCCCTCCAACACCCAGCTGGTCGGCGCCGAGCTGGAGTTGGTTTCCGCCTTCGCCCGGGAAAACCGCTTGGCCAATGGCATCGAGGGTGTCCGCGACGAGTACGATTATGTTTTGATCGACTGCCCGCCCTCCCTCAACTTACTGACGATCAATGCCTTGACCGCTTCCGACGGAGTCATGGTTCCGGTGCAGTGCGAGTACTATGCGATGGAAGGTTTGAGCGAGCTGGTGAAGACGATTCAGCTCGTCCAAGAGCATTTAAATCCCAAGTTGAGCATCGAAGGTATCATCCTGACCATGTTCGACGCCCGGAACAACTTGGCTCGCCAGGTTTCGGGCGAAGTCAGAAATTTCTTTGGCGAGAAAGTTTATGACACCGTGGTGCCGCGCAATGTGAAGTTGAGCGAAAGTCCCAGCCACGGCAAATCCATCATCCTCTACGATGTACATTCTAAAGGCGCGAAATCCTATCTCGAGCTGACCAGTGAGTTATTGATCGGCAAGAAAGTACAGAATAGAGAGCAAATTGAAGAGGTCGGAGGCGAAAGCCTGGAAGCCAGCCACTAA
- a CDS encoding RsmG family class I SAM-dependent methyltransferase — MSSEFPSGARILLEKALPNVPRETWKALLRYGSLTMTWNPSINLTGAKDLSVFLQNQVLDCALAYQALPATSGYLDLGSGAGLPGLVWSILDPTRKMILVEVLKKRSAFLHRVVGELKLANVSVLHRPFQELQPNQLPADYSLVSRGTWPPQELLQLAATTSLPWETWWIFSNEKLHQEYLKLSPTYKIRAQSLHYPKYQGEKGLLTRLDRRG; from the coding sequence ATGAGCTCCGAATTTCCGAGTGGGGCCAGAATTCTCCTGGAGAAAGCCCTCCCCAATGTTCCACGTGAAACATGGAAGGCTCTTTTGAGGTACGGAAGCCTCACGATGACTTGGAACCCCAGTATCAATCTGACGGGGGCCAAAGACCTCAGTGTCTTTTTGCAAAATCAAGTTTTGGATTGCGCATTGGCTTATCAGGCCTTGCCCGCAACCTCGGGCTATTTGGATTTGGGATCGGGAGCAGGGCTGCCCGGTCTCGTCTGGTCTATCTTGGACCCGACTCGAAAAATGATCCTGGTGGAAGTCCTCAAAAAGCGCTCGGCCTTCCTACATCGAGTGGTTGGAGAATTGAAGCTCGCCAATGTCTCCGTCCTGCATCGACCCTTCCAGGAGCTCCAGCCCAATCAGCTTCCCGCTGACTACTCGCTCGTTTCACGTGGAACTTGGCCACCCCAGGAGCTTTTGCAGCTGGCCGCCACGACGTCTCTGCCATGGGAAACTTGGTGGATCTTCAGCAATGAGAAACTTCATCAAGAGTACTTGAAATTATCACCTACCTATAAGATAAGGGCACAAAGCCTTCATTACCCGAAATACCAAGGGGAAAAGGGGCTTTTAACTCGGTTGGACCGCCGAGGATAG